A region of Cucumis melo cultivar AY chromosome 2, USDA_Cmelo_AY_1.0, whole genome shotgun sequence DNA encodes the following proteins:
- the LOC103493909 gene encoding uncharacterized protein LOC103493909, whose protein sequence is MINGDGDCKGLSEVATSDPLDSSSPWGIQNVDGSSIASSASSRYSSCGESEFERYCSANSAMGTPSMRSTITVFNDCTDSEFGYGRNFGFSDDGGLENFSLGGSERNSLDTNIVDYRNIELRDEATSEEPSTKYRSNGLDLYGTDELIDSLEANGEVLCWKVESTSDLLCSVDMTNRLEKGEGSKDEKEGFIIMKEVCELGTEVDAVLEEVTNEAVHAGCSEGSTVENDMKSGQRFEEPLLPCTVENESDGELEMEDDRSQNEYSGSEDSIYNFMHNNARVISEPNLANENPLLINSSVAFGSDDWNDFECETQGFSLKSSTEDSLQERKQHNLNSFALVVNGNPIGNGMMRTYGTQMLLDCQKDRASTNFPKKVNSSLGDCAIVPTIERPKEMVQVRDIPICKVQSFEELEDIANSTFLTEADSSYGVELDRDMKDIFVVNNQAGDADETAYNSECLVSNITEIGMGAEKFTLRPQMCAVDGNSVEEPQIPQTEDNSGIVNQGLDNQGLGNVVAKVDPLGDILTNRLSTHGSDCCEDMPHSSCIPESKGHLLPVELAKLELNDFYDEVVHEMEEILLESSDSPGARFTNRYKLSQSLPSLPLRDGGSTASISGINYSDPNNPENLKIDGVEVIGARQKRGDVSFSERLVGVKEYTVYKIRVWSGKKQWEVERRYRDFYSLYCQLKSSFADRGWSLPSPWSSVDNRSRKLFGSASPDIVAERSVLIQECLCSILESRFSSTNPSPLVWFLSSQESNSSSPTSDTVVPHTHANSSASDSQKLSSLGNSISLIVEIRPYKSTKQILELQHYTCAGCYRQFDDQKTLMKGFVQSFGWGKPRLCDYTSQMFCSSCHTNEMAVIPARVLHHWDFTRYPVSQLAKSYLDSIHDQPMLCVSAVNPSLFSKVPALLHVMGVRKKIGDMISYVRCPFRRSINRGLGFRRYLVESNDFFALRDLVDLSKGAFAVLPTILETVSRKILEHIEEKCLVCCDAGVSCGARQACSAPLSLIFPFQETEMERCPSCESLFHKPCFAKLTKCHCGSRLRADETGRLSRKVSHGLGTDGEENGAVYSFLGKSTSISPLRSLSGLFVKSVHTTNEHKDSENIILMGSLPTGSL, encoded by the exons ATGATCAACGGAGACGGTGATTGTAAGGGTTTATCGGAAGTTGCCACTTCCGATCCGTTGGATTCTTCGTCACCTTGGGGTATTCAGAATGTCGATGGTAGCTCTATTGCTTCTTCGGCTTCTTCGAGGTATTCGTCCTGCGGAGAATCCGAGTTCGAGAGGTATTGCAGCGCCAATTCGGCAATGGGAACGCCAAGTATGCGTAGCACAATTACAGTTTTTAACGACTGCACCGATTCCGAATTTGGGTATGGGAGGAACTTTGGGTTCAGTGATGATGGTGGCCTGGAGAACTTCAGTTTGGGAGGGAGTGAGAGGAATTCGCTGGATACGAATATAGTAGACTATAGAAATATAGAACTGCGCGATGAAGCTACTAGTGAAGAGCCGAGTACGAAATATAGGTCTAATGGGTTGGATTTGTATGGAACGGATGAGCTTATTGATTCACTTGAAGCTAATGGCGAAGTTTTGTGTTGGAAGGTGGAGAGCACATCGGATTTATTATGTAGCGTCGATATGACTAATCGATTGGAGAAGGGCGAGGGCAGCAAAGATGAAAAAGAAGGCTTTATTATAATGAAAGAAGTCTGTGAATTGGGAACGGAGGTGGATGCTGTTCTTGAAGAAGTAACCAACGAAGCAGTTCATGCGGGCTGTTCAGAAGGAAGTACGGTTGAGAATGACATGAAATCTGGGCAAAGGTTTGAAGAACCTCTTCTACCTTGCACGGTTGAGAACGAGTCTGATGGTGAGTTGGAAATGGAAGATGATAGATCCCAGAATGAGTATTCAGGGAGTGAGGattcaatatataatttcatGCACAATAATGCACGCGTTATCTCAGAACCTAACTTGGCGAATGAAAATCCATTGCTTATCAATTCATCTGTTGCTTTTGGTTCTGATGATTGGAACGATTTTGAGTGTGAAACTCAGGGATTCTCTCTGAAATCCTCAACCGAGGACTCACTCCAGGAAAGGAAACAGCACAATTTGAATTCCTTTGCTCTCGTTGTGAATGGTAATCCCATTGGTAACGGAATGATGAGAACATATGGGACACAGATGCTCTTAGACTGCCAAAAAGATCGAGCAAGCACAAATTTTCCAAAGAAAGTTAACAGTAGTCTTGGGGATTGTGCCATTGTTCCAACTATTGAAAGACCAAAGGAAATGGTTCAAGTACGGGACATTCCCATCTGCAAAGTCCAGTCTTTTGAGGAGTTGGAGGACATTGCAAACAGTACATTTTTAACTGAAGCTGATTCCTCATATGGTGTTGAGTTAGATCGAGACATGAAGGATATATTTGTTGTTAATAATCAAGCAGGAGATGCTGATGAAACTGCATATAATAGTGAATGTCTTGTTAGTAATATTACTGAAATTGGTATGGGAGCAGAGAAATTCACATTGAGGCCGCAGATGTGTGCAGTGGATGGTAACTCCGTAGAGGAACCTCAAATTCCACAGACCGAGGATAACAGTGGAATTGTAAACCAAGGCTTAGATAACCAAGGACTAGGAAATGTGGTAGCAAAAGTGGACCCTCTTGGTGATATTTTAACCAATCGACTTTCTACTCATGGTAGTGACTGTTGTGAGGACATGCCGCATTCCTCTTGCATACCTGAATCAAAAGGTCATCTTTTGCCAGTTGAG TTAGCAAAACTTGAGCTAAATGATTTCTATGATGAAGTGGTTCATGAAATGGAGGAAATACTGCTTGAATCTTCTGATTCTCCGGGGGCTAGATTTACTAATAGATATAAGTTATCTCAATCTCTACCATCTTTACCATTAAGAGATGGAGGATCAACTGCATCTATTTCAGGCATTAACTATTCTGATCCAAATAACCCTGAAAACTTGAAAATTGATGGGGTTGAAGTTATAGGGGCTAGACAGAAGAGAGGGGATGTATCATTCAGTGAAAGACTAGTTGGAGTGAAGGAGTACACAGTATACAAAATTAGAGTATGGAGTGGCAAGAAACAGTGGGAGGTTGAACGCCGCTACCgagatttctattctctatattGTCAATTGAAATCATCATTTGCTGATCGTGGCTGGAGTTTACCCTCTCCCTGGTCCTCGGTTGATAATAGATCAAGAAAGTTATTTGGCAGTGCATCTCCGGATATTGTTGCTGAAAGAAGCGTTTTGATTCAAGAATGCTTATGTTCTATTCTTGAATCAAGATTTTCATCAACAAATCCAAGTCCCTTAGTTTGGTTTTTGTCCTCTCAAGAATCGAACTCCAGTTCTCCTACATCAGATACTGTAGTACCTCATACACATGCCAATTCAAGTGCATCTGACTCACAAAAATTGTCCTCTTTGGGGAACTCCATATCACTAATTGTTGAAATTCGACCATACAAATCTACAAAACAAATACTGGAGCTGCAGCATTATACATGTGCCGGATGTTACAGACAATTTGATGATCAGAAAACTTTGATGAAAGGCTTTGTACAGAGTTTTGGATGGGGCAAACCACGACTTTGTGATTACACCTCTCAGATGTTTTGTTCTTCATGCCATACGAATGAGATGGCAGTCATACCGGCAAGAGTTTTACATCATTGGGACTTCACTCGCTACCCAGTTTCTCAGTTAGCTAAGTCGTACTTGGATTCGATACATGATCAG CCCATGCTTTGTGTCAGTGCGGTTAATCCTTCTCTCTTCTCAAAGGTCCCAGCTTTGCTTCATGTTATGGGTGTgaggaaaaaaataggagataTGATTTCATACGTTCGCTGCCCATTTCGTAGGTCAATTAACAGAGGACTTGGATTTCGTAGATATCTTGTCGAAAGCAATGACTTTTTTGCTCTTAGAGATCTCGTTGATCTTTCAAAAGGGGCGTTTGCAG TATTACCTACAATCCTGGAGACCGTCTCAAGGAAAATCTTGGAGCACATAGAGGAGAAATGCCTCGTGTGTTGTGATGCCGGTGTTTCGTGTGGTGCTCGACAAGCATGTAGTGCCCCATTGTCTCTCATTTTTCCTTTTCAG
- the LOC103493910 gene encoding uncharacterized protein LOC103493910 → MDVAHCTLDGNADGVEFCPHSSFSNVLAASTYTLQEGEQPSRSGSLSIFNVNADIGSLELLHRVETAGIFDIKWSPVGQTASPLLAQADADGCLRIHALECSSNGVEGEYLKEKCGSKISSSMCLCLDWNTSASSISVGHSDGSISILSAGESHLEVQNQWKAHEFELWATAFDTHQPHLVYTGSDDCKFSCWDLRDTPSKVFHNTKVHKMGVCCIAKIPNDPYKLLTGSYDENLRVWDIRAISKPINETSICLGGGVWKIKPHPSVFDVVLAACMHNGFAIVRVKEDGAEVVETYAKHSSLAYGADWQREDSSQEDKRKRYAVATCSFYDKLLRIWIPETDIIT, encoded by the exons ATGGATGTTGCTCACTGCACTCTGGACGGCAATGCTGATGGAGTGGAGTTTTGCCCTCACAGTTCATTTAGTAATGTTCTTGCTGCCTCCACTTATACACTACAAGAGGGTGAGCAGCCCAGTCGTTCTGGAAGCCTATCAATCTTCAATGTCAATGCAGATATTGGCTCTTTGGAGCTGCTTCATCGTGTGGAAACGGCAGGGATCTTTGATATAAAGTGGAGTCCTGTGGGTCAGACCGCAAGTCCTCTGCTTGCTCAAGCAGATGCTGATGGCTGTCTCAGAATTCATGCTCTTGAGTGCTCTTCAAATGGTGTAGAAG GAGAATATTTAAAAGAGAAATGTGGCAgcaaaatttcgtcctcgatgTGTCTTTGCCTGGATTGGAATACTTCGGCCTCATCCATCTCTGTGGGGCATTCAGATGGTTCTATCTCAATACTCTCTGCAGGAGAATCCCATTTAGAAGTTCAAAACCAATGGAAAGCTCACGAGTTTGAGCTTTGGGCAACCGCTTTTGACACACACCAACCTCATTTAGTGTACACTGGCTCAGATGACTGCAAATTTAGCTGTTGGGATTTGCGAGACACTCCTTCCAAAGTTTTTCATAACACCAAAGTCCACAAAATGGGTGTTTGTTGCATTGCCAAAATTCCCAATGACCCTTACAAGTTACTCACTGGAAGCTATGATGAAAACCTGAGAGTGTGGGACATACGAGCAATCTCAAAGCCCATAAATGAAACATCAATTTGCTTGGGTGGTGGCGTTTGGAAAATCAAGCCCCACCCTTCAGTTTTTGACGTTGTTCTGGCTGCTTGTATGCACAATGGATTTGCTATTGTTAGAGTAAAAGAGGATGGTGCAGAAGTAGTTGAAACTTATGCCAAGCACAGCTCTCTTGCTTATGGAGCAGATTGGCAAAGAGAAGATTCGTCTCAAgaagataaaaggaaaaggtaTGCTGTTGCAACTTGTTCATTTTATGATAAGCTTCTCAGGATATGGATACCAGAAACTGATATTATCACTTGA